In a single window of the Allobranchiibius huperziae genome:
- the pepN gene encoding aminopeptidase N, with the protein MADLNLTRQECARRAEQVRLLEHHVRLDLRHAADPAEKTFESRSTVRFTATDDASWIDIVAQEIVSATLNGTALDVSGYDGARLPLPGLAPVNELVVHARCLYSRTGEGMHRFTDPSDGETYLYTHFEPTDSRRVFAVFEQPDLKCRFTFEVVADARWLIRSGQSEVSRREYDGLADVRFAPTPLQSSYVTAVAVGPYHLVTDLWSVDRAGGTRHEVPLGVMCRASMADHLDAEDILQVTKQGLRYFDELFGFPYPWGKYDQIFVPEYNIGAMENPGLVTFVESFVHRGQPTLPELASRAEVILHEMAHMWFGNLATMRWWDGLWLKESFADLMGYQASVEATGYTSGWTSFAIGRKQWAYTQDQLPTTHPIAADILDVEAAAQNFDGITYAKGAAVLKQLQAYVGRDRFDDGVRRYFAQHAYGSTELEDFLEPLSAASGRDLSIWAQAWLRTSGPSEISAEAREDRSEDVLVVRQATPETAGAAVDPRPHVFSVGVYTEKDAALQRTQLLRVGLDGPSVEARLDRAVRDSPDLVLPNDEDFTYAISRLDPGSQETAHRLLSTVPSEVSRALIWSALWNHTRDAQLCPVRFLETVRGQLITEGSSFLLQSVLAMARSAVHHFLQGDDQRRTATDLARLAHSRMTQTTGDVQLVWARALAWFGALTPDVAPLIQPLVTEDQPPPWLNVDHELRWSFVTALSATGARPRTLLAQDLRRDFTMSGQTSYDQALASLPESEAKAQAWHSLADASGAGLTNDRQRALIVGFGQPVSSDLTREYAEPYFDVLTTVWAQQSQTMASRFVSGMFPAPQASDDVTADDEPVVVMARDWLRRHDEAPAALRRGVVEGLDDVERTLRVRAAR; encoded by the coding sequence GTGGCCGACCTGAACCTCACCAGGCAGGAGTGCGCCCGGCGTGCCGAGCAGGTGCGCCTGCTGGAGCACCACGTGCGCCTGGACCTGCGGCACGCCGCCGATCCCGCGGAGAAGACCTTCGAGTCCCGCAGCACGGTGCGGTTCACGGCGACCGACGACGCCAGCTGGATCGACATCGTGGCGCAGGAGATCGTCTCCGCGACGCTCAACGGCACCGCCCTGGACGTCAGCGGCTACGACGGAGCCCGGCTGCCGCTGCCCGGTCTCGCGCCGGTCAACGAGCTCGTCGTCCACGCACGCTGTCTCTACAGCCGCACCGGCGAGGGGATGCACCGCTTCACCGACCCCTCCGACGGCGAGACCTACCTCTACACCCACTTCGAACCCACCGACAGCAGAAGGGTCTTCGCGGTCTTCGAGCAGCCGGACCTGAAGTGCCGATTCACCTTCGAGGTCGTCGCCGATGCACGATGGCTGATCCGCTCCGGCCAGTCCGAGGTGTCCCGGCGGGAGTACGACGGGCTCGCGGACGTGCGCTTCGCCCCCACCCCGCTGCAGTCGTCGTACGTCACGGCCGTCGCCGTCGGCCCCTATCACCTGGTCACCGATCTGTGGTCGGTCGACCGTGCCGGCGGCACGCGACACGAGGTGCCGCTCGGCGTCATGTGCCGGGCGTCGATGGCCGACCACCTCGACGCCGAGGACATCCTCCAGGTCACCAAACAGGGTCTGCGCTACTTCGACGAGCTCTTCGGATTCCCCTACCCGTGGGGCAAGTACGACCAGATTTTCGTTCCCGAGTACAACATCGGCGCGATGGAGAACCCGGGCCTGGTGACCTTCGTGGAGAGCTTCGTGCATCGCGGGCAGCCGACGCTGCCGGAGCTCGCGAGCCGTGCCGAGGTGATCCTGCACGAGATGGCGCACATGTGGTTCGGCAACCTGGCCACGATGCGCTGGTGGGACGGCCTCTGGCTGAAGGAGTCGTTCGCGGACCTGATGGGCTACCAGGCGAGCGTCGAGGCCACGGGCTACACCTCCGGCTGGACGTCCTTCGCGATCGGGCGCAAGCAGTGGGCCTACACCCAGGACCAGCTGCCGACGACCCACCCGATCGCCGCCGACATCCTCGATGTCGAGGCTGCGGCGCAGAACTTCGACGGCATCACCTACGCCAAGGGCGCGGCGGTCCTCAAGCAGTTGCAGGCGTACGTCGGACGCGACCGGTTCGACGACGGCGTCCGCCGCTATTTCGCCCAGCATGCCTACGGTTCCACCGAACTCGAGGACTTCCTGGAGCCGCTCTCCGCGGCCAGCGGACGCGACCTGAGCATCTGGGCGCAGGCGTGGCTACGCACCTCCGGACCGAGCGAGATCAGCGCCGAGGCCCGCGAGGATCGGTCCGAGGACGTCCTCGTCGTGCGGCAGGCGACCCCGGAGACTGCTGGCGCCGCGGTCGACCCGCGACCCCATGTCTTCTCGGTGGGCGTCTACACGGAGAAGGATGCTGCCCTGCAGCGCACCCAGCTCTTACGGGTGGGCCTCGACGGCCCCTCGGTCGAGGCACGGCTCGACCGTGCCGTGCGCGATTCGCCCGACCTCGTGCTGCCGAACGACGAGGACTTCACGTACGCCATCAGCCGACTCGACCCCGGTTCGCAGGAGACCGCCCACCGGCTCCTGTCGACCGTGCCGTCGGAGGTCTCCCGCGCCCTCATCTGGTCGGCGCTGTGGAACCACACCCGTGACGCTCAGCTGTGCCCGGTGCGCTTCCTGGAGACGGTCCGCGGCCAGCTGATCACCGAGGGCAGTTCGTTCCTTCTGCAATCCGTGCTCGCCATGGCACGTTCGGCCGTGCACCACTTCCTGCAGGGCGACGACCAGCGCCGGACGGCGACCGACCTGGCCCGCCTTGCGCACAGCCGGATGACCCAGACCACCGGCGATGTGCAACTGGTGTGGGCGCGGGCGCTGGCCTGGTTCGGGGCCCTCACCCCGGACGTCGCGCCGTTGATCCAGCCGCTGGTGACCGAGGACCAGCCGCCACCCTGGCTGAACGTCGACCACGAGCTGCGGTGGTCGTTCGTGACCGCGCTGAGCGCCACCGGTGCACGGCCGCGGACTCTGTTGGCCCAGGACCTGCGACGCGACTTCACGATGAGCGGGCAGACGTCGTACGACCAGGCGCTGGCGAGTCTTCCCGAGTCCGAGGCGAAGGCGCAGGCGTGGCACTCGCTCGCGGATGCGTCCGGCGCGGGGCTGACCAACGACCGGCAGCGCGCCCTGATCGTGGGCTTCGGTCAGCCGGTCAGCAGCGACCTCACCAGGGAGTACGCCGAGCCGTACTTCGACGTCCTCACCACGGTCTGGGCGCAGCAGTCGCAGACCATGGCGAGCCGCTTCGTCAGCGGCATGTTCCCGGCGCCGCAGGCGAGCGACGACGTGACGGCCGACGACGAACCCGTGGTGGTCATGGCGCGGGACTGGCTGCGCCGCCACGACGAGGCACCCGCGGCGCTGCGGCGCGGTGTGGTCGAGGGATTGGACGACGTCGAACGCACGCTGCGGGTACGCGCGGCGCGCTGA
- a CDS encoding GNAT family N-acetyltransferase: MIDTHAGEDELGSLERYLDLAPRAVAVSRECGPFTVFVRDNPRGHPLYARPRLGYSRPVSPEEVRRVLDFQRAIGVPRALEWVHETTPTLLPAAREAGMSVQECALLRLGRFAPTETPTGYRVHEMTADDPQTGAVLAAIDASFRDSDRMGPPESSEQKLRMRARLLVLVGAFDTLGRPVGGGMHNPRGDLTEVTGIGTLPAHRGRGIGTAITSILTGTALREGQSPFLSAATRSAVSVYETVGYARVGTACIATENERG; encoded by the coding sequence GTGATCGACACGCACGCTGGCGAGGACGAACTCGGATCACTCGAGCGCTACCTCGACCTCGCACCCCGCGCGGTAGCGGTGTCCAGGGAATGCGGGCCGTTCACCGTCTTCGTGCGGGACAACCCGCGCGGACATCCCCTCTACGCCCGGCCGCGTCTCGGCTACTCCCGACCCGTCTCCCCTGAGGAGGTACGCCGGGTCCTGGACTTCCAGCGCGCGATCGGGGTGCCCCGCGCGCTGGAGTGGGTGCACGAGACCACCCCCACCCTGCTGCCGGCCGCACGGGAGGCGGGGATGAGCGTGCAGGAGTGCGCGCTGCTGCGTCTGGGGCGGTTCGCGCCGACGGAGACGCCGACCGGATACCGCGTGCACGAGATGACCGCGGACGATCCGCAGACCGGCGCCGTGCTCGCCGCCATCGACGCCAGCTTCCGCGACAGCGACCGGATGGGGCCACCGGAATCCAGCGAGCAGAAGCTGCGCATGCGCGCCCGCCTCCTGGTGCTGGTGGGTGCGTTCGACACCCTCGGGCGACCCGTCGGCGGTGGGATGCACAATCCAAGGGGTGACCTCACCGAGGTGACCGGGATCGGCACCCTGCCCGCCCACCGGGGCCGCGGCATCGGTACGGCGATCACCAGCATCCTCACCGGGACCGCGTTGCGAGAGGGTCAGTCGCCCTTCCTCTCGGCAGCCACGCGGTCCGCGGTGTCCGTCTACGAGACGGTCGGATATGCACGCGTGGGCACCGCGTGCATCGCGACCGAGAACGAGCGAGGTTGA
- a CDS encoding permease — MESGPVAQVADALRMAGLMTWQILWSLILGFGISAVVQALVRREAIIATLGDDRPATLARATGFGIASSSCSYAAVALARSLFRKGASFTAAMVFEIASTNLVVELGVILALLLGWQFTLAEFVGGPLMILVVAVCFRLFLHSRVVQAAREQADRGAAGSMEGHAAMDMTVGGEGSFAGRLLSPAGATSISHIFVMEWLAVLRDIVIGLLIAGAVAAWVPDSFWGHLFLAGHGGWSKVWGPLIGPVIAVASFVCSIGNVPLAAVLWNGGISFGGVVSFMFADLLIVPILLIYRKYYGTRMTLVIAGVFYLAMVVAGYVVEVVFGVLHLVPAAGHAFTGNGAISWNYTTWLNLVFLVVAAGLVLRFVRTGGVGMLAYMNGDPVDEPAHAHHH; from the coding sequence ATGGAGAGCGGACCCGTCGCGCAGGTCGCGGACGCGTTGCGGATGGCCGGCCTGATGACCTGGCAGATCCTGTGGTCGCTGATCCTCGGCTTCGGCATCTCCGCGGTGGTGCAGGCACTGGTCCGGCGGGAGGCGATCATCGCCACCCTCGGCGATGACCGCCCGGCGACGCTGGCGCGCGCCACCGGCTTCGGGATCGCGAGCTCGTCCTGTTCGTACGCCGCCGTCGCGCTCGCCCGCTCGCTCTTCCGCAAGGGTGCGAGCTTCACCGCGGCGATGGTCTTCGAGATCGCCAGCACCAACCTGGTGGTGGAGCTCGGGGTGATCCTCGCGCTGCTGCTCGGATGGCAGTTCACCCTGGCCGAGTTCGTCGGCGGCCCGCTGATGATCCTCGTGGTCGCCGTGTGCTTCCGGCTCTTCCTGCACTCACGGGTGGTGCAGGCGGCGAGGGAGCAGGCCGATCGCGGCGCCGCGGGCTCGATGGAGGGACACGCGGCCATGGACATGACGGTCGGCGGCGAAGGCTCCTTCGCCGGACGGCTGCTCTCGCCGGCAGGCGCCACGAGCATCAGTCACATCTTCGTGATGGAGTGGCTGGCGGTCCTGCGCGACATCGTGATCGGGCTGCTCATCGCGGGCGCGGTGGCCGCGTGGGTGCCCGACAGCTTCTGGGGGCACCTGTTCCTGGCCGGCCACGGCGGCTGGTCCAAGGTGTGGGGGCCGCTGATCGGCCCGGTCATCGCGGTGGCCAGCTTCGTGTGCTCGATCGGCAACGTCCCGCTGGCGGCGGTGCTGTGGAACGGCGGCATCAGCTTCGGCGGCGTGGTGTCGTTCATGTTCGCCGATCTGCTGATCGTGCCGATCCTGCTCATCTACCGCAAGTACTACGGCACCCGCATGACCCTCGTCATCGCCGGCGTCTTCTACCTGGCGATGGTCGTCGCCGGGTACGTCGTGGAGGTGGTCTTCGGCGTCCTGCACCTGGTCCCCGCGGCCGGGCACGCCTTCACCGGCAACGGCGCGATCAGCTGGAACTACACGACCTGGCTCAACCTGGTCTTCCTCGTGGTGGCGGCCGGGCTCGTCCTGCGGTTCGTGCGCACCGGCGGGGTGGGGATGCTGGCCTACATGAACGGCGACCCGGTCGACGAACCGGCCCACGCCCACCACCACTGA
- the serC gene encoding phosphoserine transaminase — MVIPRELRPADGRFGSGPSKVRPEQLDLLRDLGTDVLGTSHRQEPVRALVREVRSSLHDFLGAPEDYEIVLGNGGSTLFWDVATFSLIRERSVHGVCGEFSSKFAAAVAAAPFLAEPVVTRSVPGEVDPLSAVPGADTYAYAQNETSTGAMQPVRRVTGADAGALMLVDATSGAGGLPVDLREADVYYFAPQKSFASDGGLWLAAMSPAALERTATISSSDRWIPPSLNLQTAVDNSRLDQTYNTPAVATLALMVSQLRWLQAGGGLDFAVARSAESSRRLYDWVEHTSYASAFVADPAARSRVVATVDFDDAIDAALLARTLRENGVVDTEPYRALKRNQLRIGMYPSVDPDDVSALTACIEYVVQRIA, encoded by the coding sequence ATCGTCATCCCACGCGAACTGCGGCCGGCCGACGGTCGGTTCGGTTCCGGACCGAGCAAGGTGCGCCCCGAGCAGCTGGACCTCCTGCGCGACCTCGGCACCGACGTCCTCGGCACCTCCCACCGACAGGAACCGGTGCGCGCCCTGGTGCGCGAGGTCCGCTCCTCGCTGCACGACTTCCTCGGCGCCCCGGAGGACTACGAGATCGTGCTGGGCAACGGCGGTTCCACGCTCTTCTGGGACGTCGCGACGTTCTCGCTGATCAGGGAGCGGTCCGTGCACGGCGTGTGCGGGGAGTTCAGCTCGAAGTTCGCGGCCGCGGTGGCGGCAGCGCCCTTCCTGGCCGAACCGGTGGTCACCCGTTCGGTGCCCGGCGAGGTCGATCCGCTGAGCGCGGTCCCCGGCGCGGACACCTACGCCTACGCCCAGAACGAGACGTCGACGGGCGCGATGCAGCCGGTACGCCGCGTCACCGGCGCCGATGCCGGCGCGCTGATGCTGGTCGACGCCACCTCCGGCGCGGGCGGCCTGCCGGTCGACCTGCGCGAGGCGGACGTCTACTACTTCGCGCCGCAGAAGTCGTTCGCCTCCGACGGCGGCCTGTGGTTGGCGGCGATGTCCCCGGCCGCACTGGAGCGCACGGCCACGATCTCCTCGAGTGACCGATGGATTCCACCCAGTCTGAATCTGCAGACGGCAGTGGACAACTCACGCCTTGACCAGACCTACAACACCCCTGCCGTGGCGACGCTGGCCCTCATGGTCAGCCAGCTGCGGTGGCTGCAGGCAGGCGGCGGTCTCGACTTCGCCGTCGCGCGCAGCGCCGAGAGCAGCCGGCGGCTCTACGACTGGGTCGAGCACACGTCGTACGCGAGCGCGTTCGTCGCCGACCCGGCCGCCCGCTCGCGCGTGGTGGCGACCGTCGACTTCGATGACGCGATCGACGCGGCCCTGCTCGCCAGGACCCTGCGCGAGAACGGCGTGGTCGACACCGAGCCCTACCGCGCGCTGAAGCGCAACCAGCTGCGGATCGGCATGTACCCCTCGGTCGATCCGGACGACGTCAGCGCGCTGACCGCGTGCATCGAGTACGTCGTGCAGCGGATCGCCTGA
- the pdxH gene encoding pyridoxamine 5'-phosphate oxidase: MSEITRWDYDGRGLEEGEVPDAPWPVIEEWVRQAREAAADDTQPGVHEPDAISVATVDASGAPTVRTVLMRYLTPAGPGFYTNLESRKGTDLAADPRIAATLTWPALYHAIRFTGRAEQLPRDIVAEYFDSRPWGSRISAWASDQSRPVADRASLEAAEQRYAERYPDHGRAGDVPVPPFWGGYVVHVDEVEFWVGQASRLHDRVRFTRTGEGALDDPSVWTRERLQP, translated from the coding sequence ATGAGTGAGATCACCCGGTGGGACTACGACGGGCGCGGCCTCGAGGAGGGCGAGGTGCCGGACGCGCCCTGGCCGGTCATCGAGGAGTGGGTGCGACAAGCCCGCGAGGCCGCGGCGGACGACACCCAGCCCGGGGTGCACGAGCCGGACGCGATCAGCGTCGCCACCGTGGACGCTTCGGGCGCCCCCACGGTCCGCACGGTGCTCATGCGATACCTCACCCCCGCGGGACCTGGTTTCTACACCAACCTGGAGTCGCGCAAGGGCACCGATCTGGCGGCCGATCCACGGATCGCCGCCACCCTGACCTGGCCCGCGCTCTACCACGCGATCCGCTTCACCGGCCGCGCCGAGCAGTTGCCGCGCGACATCGTCGCCGAGTACTTCGACTCTCGTCCGTGGGGCTCGCGCATCAGCGCGTGGGCCTCGGACCAGAGCCGCCCGGTCGCGGACCGCGCCTCACTGGAGGCTGCCGAGCAGCGGTACGCCGAGCGCTATCCCGACCACGGCCGCGCCGGCGACGTGCCGGTGCCGCCCTTCTGGGGCGGCTACGTGGTCCACGTCGACGAGGTGGAGTTCTGGGTAGGTCAGGCGAGCCGGCTGCACGACCGGGTGCGCTTCACGCGTACCGGCGAGGGTGCCCTGGACGACCCGTCGGTCTGGACCCGGGAGCGCCTGCAGCCCTGA